One Brassica napus cultivar Da-Ae chromosome C2, Da-Ae, whole genome shotgun sequence DNA window includes the following coding sequences:
- the LOC106390119 gene encoding uncharacterized protein LOC106390119 isoform X5, giving the protein MATSYHRVIQFESSFLKKLLFSILVTVWRFMFCLYLSTVESKKSLNGCLRQVESQFQRFVSTVSRRQVDFRCGLLFFSEVSGPLIVNLLLRLKWYSQKFVKGQWDKEDCVAELNNYIDRLSILSLANTNRKLPDILGELTAIRSTINDRTHSSQHVILTLHIDRDVYECGDSGIVEATAPNFKLQILSSEKQGRSKRGEMHMNSQEDART; this is encoded by the exons ATGGCCACGAGCTATCACCGAGTTATACAGTttgaatcatctttcttgaagaAGCTGCTGTTCTCAATACTTGTAACGGTATGGAGATTTATGTTCTGCCTCTATCTCAGCACCGTGGAGTCAAAGAAGTCACTAAATGGATGTCTAAG ACAAGTGGAATCCCAGTTTCAGAGATTTGTCAGCACCGTTTCCCGCAGACAAGTGGATTTCCGCTGTGGTCTTTTGTTCTTTAGTGAGGTATCTGGACCACTGATTGTTAACCTCCTTCTTCGTCTCAA ATGGTACTCCCAAAAGTTCGTTAAAGGACAATGGGATAAAGAAGACTGTGTTGCTGAGTTGAACAATTACATAGACCGTCTCTCG ATATTGTCTTTGGCAAATACTAACAGAAAACTACCAG ATATACTTGGTGAGCTAACTGCTATCAGGAGCACAATCAACGATCGGACACATAGCTCACAGCATGTTATTCTTACTTTACATATCGATAG GGATGTGTATGAATGT GGTGATTCTGGTATTGTGGAAGCTACAGCCCCCAACTTTAAGTTGCAGATCTTGAG TTCAGAGAAACAGGGAAGAAGCAAGAGAGGAGAGATGCACATGAATAGCCAAGAAGATGCAAGAACTTAA
- the LOC106390119 gene encoding uncharacterized protein LOC106390119 isoform X4, producing the protein MATSYHRVIQFESSFLKKLLFSILVTVWRFMFCLYLSTVESKKSLNGCLRQVESQFQRFVSTVSRRQVDFRCGLLFFSEVSGPLIVNLLLRLKWYSQKFVKGQWDKEDCVAELNNYIDRLSILSLANTNRKLPDILGELTAIRSTINDRTHSSQHVILTLHIDRDVYECGDSGIVEATAPNFKLQILRNPTYRSYVSSEKQGRSKRGEMHMNSQEDART; encoded by the exons ATGGCCACGAGCTATCACCGAGTTATACAGTttgaatcatctttcttgaagaAGCTGCTGTTCTCAATACTTGTAACGGTATGGAGATTTATGTTCTGCCTCTATCTCAGCACCGTGGAGTCAAAGAAGTCACTAAATGGATGTCTAAG ACAAGTGGAATCCCAGTTTCAGAGATTTGTCAGCACCGTTTCCCGCAGACAAGTGGATTTCCGCTGTGGTCTTTTGTTCTTTAGTGAGGTATCTGGACCACTGATTGTTAACCTCCTTCTTCGTCTCAA ATGGTACTCCCAAAAGTTCGTTAAAGGACAATGGGATAAAGAAGACTGTGTTGCTGAGTTGAACAATTACATAGACCGTCTCTCG ATATTGTCTTTGGCAAATACTAACAGAAAACTACCAG ATATACTTGGTGAGCTAACTGCTATCAGGAGCACAATCAACGATCGGACACATAGCTCACAGCATGTTATTCTTACTTTACATATCGATAG GGATGTGTATGAATGT GGTGATTCTGGTATTGTGGAAGCTACAGCCCCCAACTTTAAGTTGCAGATCTTGAG AAACCCAACGTATAGAAGCTATGTCAGTTCAGAGAAACAGGGAAGAAGCAAGAGAGGAGAGATGCACATGAATAGCCAAGAAGATGCAAGAACTTAA
- the LOC106390119 gene encoding uncharacterized protein LOC106390119 isoform X7, which translates to MATSYHRVIQFESSFLKKLLFSILVTVWRFMFCLYLSTVESKKSLNGCLRQVESQFQRFVSTVSRRQVDFRCGLLFFSEVSGPLIVNLLLRLKWYSQKFVKGQWDKEDCVAELNNYIDRLSILSLANTNRKLPDILGELTAIRSTINDRTHSSQHVILTLHIDRVILVLWKLQPPTLSCRS; encoded by the exons ATGGCCACGAGCTATCACCGAGTTATACAGTttgaatcatctttcttgaagaAGCTGCTGTTCTCAATACTTGTAACGGTATGGAGATTTATGTTCTGCCTCTATCTCAGCACCGTGGAGTCAAAGAAGTCACTAAATGGATGTCTAAG ACAAGTGGAATCCCAGTTTCAGAGATTTGTCAGCACCGTTTCCCGCAGACAAGTGGATTTCCGCTGTGGTCTTTTGTTCTTTAGTGAGGTATCTGGACCACTGATTGTTAACCTCCTTCTTCGTCTCAA ATGGTACTCCCAAAAGTTCGTTAAAGGACAATGGGATAAAGAAGACTGTGTTGCTGAGTTGAACAATTACATAGACCGTCTCTCG ATATTGTCTTTGGCAAATACTAACAGAAAACTACCAG ATATACTTGGTGAGCTAACTGCTATCAGGAGCACAATCAACGATCGGACACATAGCTCACAGCATGTTATTCTTACTTTACATATCGATAG GGTGATTCTGGTATTGTGGAAGCTACAGCCCCCAACTTTAAGTTGCAGATCTTGA
- the LOC106392239 gene encoding probable methyltransferase PMT17 isoform X1, with the protein MAKDNTGLHHQTEARRKKLTLVLGVSGLCILFYVLGAWQTSNVPASYSKIGCETQSNPSSESADLDFKSHNQFEFKETNLTIKNFEPCDLSLSEYTPCEDRQRGRRFDRNMMKYRERHCPSKDELLYCLIPPPPNYKIPFKWPQSRDYAWYDNIPHRELSVEKAVQNWIQVEGDRFRFPGGGTMFPRGADAYIDDIARLIPLTAGGIRTAIDTGCGVASFGAYLLKRDIMAVSFAPRDTHEAQVQFALERGVPAIIGIMGSKRLPYPARAFDLAHCSRCLIPWFKNEGLYLMEVDRVLRPGGYWILSGPPINWKQYWRGWERTEEDLKKEQDSIEDVAKSLCWKKVIEKGDLAIWRKPINHIECKKLKQNNKSPPLCTSDNNADFAWYKDLESCITPLPETNNPEESSDGALEDWPDRAFAVPPRIIRGTIQDINAEKFREDNEVWKERIAYYKKIVPEISHGRFRNIMDMNAYLGGFAASMLKYPSWVMNVVPVDAEKQTLGVIYERGLIGTYQDWCEGFSTYPRTYDMIHAGGLFSLYENKCDLTLILLEMDRILRPEGTVVMRDNVETLTKVERITKGMKWNTQIVDHGKGPYNPEKILVAVKTYWTGQPSNNNNNN; encoded by the exons ATGGCGAAAGACAACACTGGTCTTCATCACCAAACAGAAGcaagaagaaagaaactaaCTTTGGTTCTTGGTGTAAGCGggctatgtattttgttttacGTTTTAGGCGCATGGCAAACCAGCAATGTCCCAGCTTCTTACTCCAAAATAGGATGTGAGACTCAATCAAATCCTTCTTCTGAGTCAGCTGACTTAGATTTCAAAAGCCATAATCAGTTTGAGTTCAAGGAAACAAACCTAACCATCAAGAACTTCGAACCATGTGACTTATCCCTCAGTGAATACACACCTTGCGAAGATCgacaaagaggaagaagattcgATAGGAACATGATGAAATATAGAGAAAGACACTGTCCTTCAAAAGATGAGCTTCTCTATTGTTTGATTCCTCctccaccaaactacaagattCCATTCAAATGGCCTCAAAGCAGAGACTACGCTTGGTATGACAACATCCCTCACAGGGAGCTCAGTGTTGAGAAGGCAGTCCAAAACTGGATTCAAGTAGAAGGTGACCGGTTTAGATTCCCTGGTGGTGGAACTATGTTCCCCCGTGGAGCTGATGCTTATATTGATGACATTGCTAGGCTCATTCCCCTTACTGCTGGTGGAATCAGAACAGCTATTGACACTGGATGTGGT GTTGCGAGTTTTGGTGCTTACCTCTTGAAGAGAGACATTATGGCTGTGTCTTTTGCACCAAGAGACACACATGAGGCTCAGGTCCAGTTTGCTTTAGAACGGGGAGTTCCTGCCATAATCGGGATCATGGGATCAAAAAGACTTCCTTATCCAGCTAGAGCTTTTGATCTTGCTCATTGCTCTCGTTGTTTGATCCCTTGGTTTAAAAATG AGGGTTTGTACCTAATGGAGGTTGACCGGGTTTTAAGACCGGGCGGTTACTGGATCCTCTCCGGTCCACCTATAAACTGGAAACAGTACTGGAGAGGATGGGAAAGAACAGAGGAGGATTTAAAGAAAGAACAAGATTCAATAGAGGATGTAGCAAAGAGTCTTTGCTGGAAGAAAGTGATTGAGAAAGGAGATTTAGCCATTTGGAGAAAGCCTATCAATCACATTGAGTGTAAGAAgctcaaacaaaacaacaagTCACCTCCACTGTGCACCTCGGACAACAACGCAGACTTCGCTTG GTACAAAGACTTGGAATCTTGCATAACGCCATTACCAGAAACAAACAATCCAGAGGAATCTTCGGACGGTGCGCTCGAGGATTGGCCAGACCGAGCATTCGCGGTTCCTCCTAGGATCATTAGAGGAACGATACAAGACATCAACGCGGAGAAGTTCAGAGAAGACAACGAGGTTTGGAAAGAGAGGATAGCGTATTACAAGAAGATAGTCCCAGAGATTTCACACGGAAGATTCAGGAACATAATGGACATGAACGCTTACCTCGGTGGATTCGCCGCGTCCATGCTGAAATACCCGTCATGGGTCATGAATGTTGTTCCGGTCGATGCAGAGAAACAAACGTTAGGTGTGATATACGAGCGTGGACTGATTGGGACGTATCAAGACTGGTGTGAAGGATTCTCTACTTATCCAAGAACTTATGATATGATTCACGCGGGAGGATTGTTTAGCTTATACGAAAACAA GTGTGATTTGACGTTGATATTGTTGGAGATGGATCGAATACTGAGACCAGAAGGAACGGTTGTGATGAGAGATAATGTGGAGACGTTGACGAAAGTAGAGAGGATAACCAAGGGAATGAAGTGGAACACTCAGATTGTAGATCATGGGAAAGGTCCGTACAATCCTGAGAAGATTCTTGTTGCTGTTAAAACTTATTGGACTGGTCAGCCttctaacaacaacaacaacaactag
- the LOC106390119 gene encoding uncharacterized protein LOC106390119 isoform X1, translating into MATSYHRVIQFESSFLKKLLFSILVTVWRFMFCLYLSTVESKKSLNGCLRQVESQFQRFVSTVSRRQVDFRCGLLFFSEVSGPLIVNLLLRLKWYSQKFVKGQWDKEDCVAELNNYIDRLSILSLANTNRKLPDILGELTAIRSTINDRTHSSQHVILTLHIDRDVYECVSLFDGLAYVFYDKLKSYGSEPKVVLVTGNRLYFSNTMGDSGIVEATAPNFKLQILRNPTYRSYVSSEKQGRSKRGEMHMNSQEDART; encoded by the exons ATGGCCACGAGCTATCACCGAGTTATACAGTttgaatcatctttcttgaagaAGCTGCTGTTCTCAATACTTGTAACGGTATGGAGATTTATGTTCTGCCTCTATCTCAGCACCGTGGAGTCAAAGAAGTCACTAAATGGATGTCTAAG ACAAGTGGAATCCCAGTTTCAGAGATTTGTCAGCACCGTTTCCCGCAGACAAGTGGATTTCCGCTGTGGTCTTTTGTTCTTTAGTGAGGTATCTGGACCACTGATTGTTAACCTCCTTCTTCGTCTCAA ATGGTACTCCCAAAAGTTCGTTAAAGGACAATGGGATAAAGAAGACTGTGTTGCTGAGTTGAACAATTACATAGACCGTCTCTCG ATATTGTCTTTGGCAAATACTAACAGAAAACTACCAG ATATACTTGGTGAGCTAACTGCTATCAGGAGCACAATCAACGATCGGACACATAGCTCACAGCATGTTATTCTTACTTTACATATCGATAG GGATGTGTATGAATGTGTAAGCCTTTTTGACGGATTAGCTTACGTATTTTATGACAAATTGAAAAGCTATGGGTCAGAACCAAAAGTTGTGTTGGTCACTGGCAATCGTCTGTATTTTTCTAATACAATG GGTGATTCTGGTATTGTGGAAGCTACAGCCCCCAACTTTAAGTTGCAGATCTTGAG AAACCCAACGTATAGAAGCTATGTCAGTTCAGAGAAACAGGGAAGAAGCAAGAGAGGAGAGATGCACATGAATAGCCAAGAAGATGCAAGAACTTAA
- the LOC106390119 gene encoding uncharacterized protein LOC106390119 isoform X2: MATSYHRVIQFESSFLKKLLFSILVTVWRFMFCLYLSTVESKKSLNGCLRQVESQFQRFVSTVSRRQVDFRCGLLFFSEVSGPLIVNLLLRLKWYSQKFVKGQWDKEDCVAELNNYIDRLSILSLANTNRKLPDILGELTAIRSTINDRTHSSQHVILTLHIDRDVYECVSLFDGLAYVFYDKLKSYGSEPKVVLVTGNRLYFSNTMGDSGIVEATAPNFKLQILSSEKQGRSKRGEMHMNSQEDART; this comes from the exons ATGGCCACGAGCTATCACCGAGTTATACAGTttgaatcatctttcttgaagaAGCTGCTGTTCTCAATACTTGTAACGGTATGGAGATTTATGTTCTGCCTCTATCTCAGCACCGTGGAGTCAAAGAAGTCACTAAATGGATGTCTAAG ACAAGTGGAATCCCAGTTTCAGAGATTTGTCAGCACCGTTTCCCGCAGACAAGTGGATTTCCGCTGTGGTCTTTTGTTCTTTAGTGAGGTATCTGGACCACTGATTGTTAACCTCCTTCTTCGTCTCAA ATGGTACTCCCAAAAGTTCGTTAAAGGACAATGGGATAAAGAAGACTGTGTTGCTGAGTTGAACAATTACATAGACCGTCTCTCG ATATTGTCTTTGGCAAATACTAACAGAAAACTACCAG ATATACTTGGTGAGCTAACTGCTATCAGGAGCACAATCAACGATCGGACACATAGCTCACAGCATGTTATTCTTACTTTACATATCGATAG GGATGTGTATGAATGTGTAAGCCTTTTTGACGGATTAGCTTACGTATTTTATGACAAATTGAAAAGCTATGGGTCAGAACCAAAAGTTGTGTTGGTCACTGGCAATCGTCTGTATTTTTCTAATACAATG GGTGATTCTGGTATTGTGGAAGCTACAGCCCCCAACTTTAAGTTGCAGATCTTGAG TTCAGAGAAACAGGGAAGAAGCAAGAGAGGAGAGATGCACATGAATAGCCAAGAAGATGCAAGAACTTAA
- the LOC106390119 gene encoding uncharacterized protein LOC106390119 isoform X3 has product MATSYHRVIQFESSFLKKLLFSILVTVWRFMFCLYLSTVESKKSLNGCLRQVESQFQRFVSTVSRRQVDFRCGLLFFSEVSGPLIVNLLLRLKWYSQKFVKGQWDKEDCVAELNNYIDRLSILSLANTNRKLPDILGELTAIRSTINDRTHSSQHVILTLHIDRDVYECVSLFDGLAYVFYDKLKSYGSEPKVVLVTGNRLYFSNTMGDSGIVEATAPNFKLQILRKSGTFLG; this is encoded by the exons ATGGCCACGAGCTATCACCGAGTTATACAGTttgaatcatctttcttgaagaAGCTGCTGTTCTCAATACTTGTAACGGTATGGAGATTTATGTTCTGCCTCTATCTCAGCACCGTGGAGTCAAAGAAGTCACTAAATGGATGTCTAAG ACAAGTGGAATCCCAGTTTCAGAGATTTGTCAGCACCGTTTCCCGCAGACAAGTGGATTTCCGCTGTGGTCTTTTGTTCTTTAGTGAGGTATCTGGACCACTGATTGTTAACCTCCTTCTTCGTCTCAA ATGGTACTCCCAAAAGTTCGTTAAAGGACAATGGGATAAAGAAGACTGTGTTGCTGAGTTGAACAATTACATAGACCGTCTCTCG ATATTGTCTTTGGCAAATACTAACAGAAAACTACCAG ATATACTTGGTGAGCTAACTGCTATCAGGAGCACAATCAACGATCGGACACATAGCTCACAGCATGTTATTCTTACTTTACATATCGATAG GGATGTGTATGAATGTGTAAGCCTTTTTGACGGATTAGCTTACGTATTTTATGACAAATTGAAAAGCTATGGGTCAGAACCAAAAGTTGTGTTGGTCACTGGCAATCGTCTGTATTTTTCTAATACAATG GGTGATTCTGGTATTGTGGAAGCTACAGCCCCCAACTTTAAGTTGCAGATCTTGAG AAAGTCTGGAACTTTTTTGGGGTAA
- the LOC106390119 gene encoding uncharacterized protein LOC106390119 isoform X6 produces the protein MATSYHRVIQFESSFLKKLLFSILVTVWRFMFCLYLSTVESKKSLNGCLRQVESQFQRFVSTVSRRQVDFRCGLLFFSEVSGPLIVNLLLRLKWYSQKFVKGQWDKEDCVAELNNYIDRLSILSLANTNRKLPDILGELTAIRSTINDRTHSSQHVILTLHIDRDVYECGDSGIVEATAPNFKLQILRKSGTFLG, from the exons ATGGCCACGAGCTATCACCGAGTTATACAGTttgaatcatctttcttgaagaAGCTGCTGTTCTCAATACTTGTAACGGTATGGAGATTTATGTTCTGCCTCTATCTCAGCACCGTGGAGTCAAAGAAGTCACTAAATGGATGTCTAAG ACAAGTGGAATCCCAGTTTCAGAGATTTGTCAGCACCGTTTCCCGCAGACAAGTGGATTTCCGCTGTGGTCTTTTGTTCTTTAGTGAGGTATCTGGACCACTGATTGTTAACCTCCTTCTTCGTCTCAA ATGGTACTCCCAAAAGTTCGTTAAAGGACAATGGGATAAAGAAGACTGTGTTGCTGAGTTGAACAATTACATAGACCGTCTCTCG ATATTGTCTTTGGCAAATACTAACAGAAAACTACCAG ATATACTTGGTGAGCTAACTGCTATCAGGAGCACAATCAACGATCGGACACATAGCTCACAGCATGTTATTCTTACTTTACATATCGATAG GGATGTGTATGAATGT GGTGATTCTGGTATTGTGGAAGCTACAGCCCCCAACTTTAAGTTGCAGATCTTGAG AAAGTCTGGAACTTTTTTGGGGTAA
- the LOC106390118 gene encoding 60S ribosomal protein L9-2, translating into MKTILSSETMDIPEGVVIKVHAKVIEVEGPRGKLTRDFKHLNLDFQLIKDAVTGKLQLKIDSWFGSRKASASIRTALSHVSNLIAGVTQGFLYKMRFVYAHFPINASISGNNKSIEIRNFLGEKKVRKVDMLDGVTIVRSEKVKDEITLEGNDIELVSRSCALINQKCHVKKKDIRKFLDGIYVSEKGKIAVEE; encoded by the exons ATGAAGACGATCTTGTCATCTGAGACGATGGACATCCCCGAAGGCGTCGTCATCAAGGTTCACGCCAAGGTTATCGAAGTCGAAGGCCCACGCGGGAAACTCACTCGTGATTTCAAGCATCTCAACCTCGATTTCCAGCTCATCAAAGATGCCGTCACTGGCAAGCTACAGCTCAAGATCGATTCGTGGTTCGGATCTCGCAAAGCCAGTGCTTCCATCAGGACTGCCTTGAGCCACGTTAGCAATCTCATCGCCGGTGTCACTCAGGGTTTCCTTTACAAGATGAGGTTTGTGTACGCTCATTTTCCGATCAACGCTTCGATCTCCGGTAACAACAAGTCTATTGAGATCCGTAACTTCCTTGGGGAGAAGAAG GTGAGGAAGGTTGATATGTTGGATGGTGTTACCATTGTTCGGTCTGAGAAGGTTAAGGATGAGATTACTCTTGAGGGAAATGATATCGAGCTAGTCTCTCGGTCATGCGCTTTGATCAACCAG AAATGccatgtgaagaagaaggatatCAGAAAGTTTCTTGATGGTATCTATGTGAGCGAGAAGGGCAAGATCGCTGTTGAAGAATGA
- the LOC106392239 gene encoding probable methyltransferase PMT17 isoform X2, producing the protein MAKDNTGLHHQTEARRKKLTLVLGVSGLCILFYVLGAWQTSNVPASYSKIGCETQSNPSSESADLDFKSHNQFEFKETNLTIKNFEPCDLSLSEYTPCEDRQRGRRFDRNMMKYRERHCPSKDELLYCLIPPPPNYKIPFKWPQSRDYAWYDNIPHRELSVEKAVQNWIQVEGDRFRFPGGGTMFPRGADAYIDDIARLIPLTAGGIRTAIDTGCGVASFGAYLLKRDIMAVSFAPRDTHEAQVQFALERGVPAIIGIMGSKRLPYPARAFDLAHCSRCLIPWFKNEGLYLMEVDRVLRPGGYWILSGPPINWKQYWRGWERTEEDLKKEQDSIEDVAKSLCWKKVIEKGDLAIWRKPINHIECKKLKQNNKSPPLCTSDNNADFAWYKDLESCITPLPETNNPEESSDGALEDWPDRAFAVPPRIIRGTIQDINAEKFREDNEVWKERIAYYKKIVPEISHGRFRNIMDMNAYLGGFAASMLKYPSWVMNVVPVDAEKQTLGVIYERGLIGTYQDWCEGFSTYPRTYDMIHAGGLFSLYENKCDLTFILLEMDRILRPEGTVVMRDNVETLTKVERIAKGMKWNTQIVDHEKGPYNPEKILVAVKTYWTGQPSNNNNN; encoded by the exons ATGGCGAAAGACAACACTGGTCTTCATCACCAAACAGAAGcaagaagaaagaaactaaCTTTGGTTCTTGGTGTAAGCGggctatgtattttgttttacGTTTTAGGCGCATGGCAAACCAGCAATGTCCCAGCTTCTTACTCCAAAATAGGATGTGAGACTCAATCAAATCCTTCTTCTGAGTCAGCTGACTTAGATTTCAAAAGCCATAATCAGTTTGAGTTCAAGGAAACAAACCTAACCATCAAGAACTTCGAACCATGTGACTTATCCCTCAGTGAATACACACCTTGCGAAGATCgacaaagaggaagaagattcgATAGGAACATGATGAAATATAGAGAAAGACACTGTCCTTCAAAAGATGAGCTTCTCTATTGTTTGATTCCTCctccaccaaactacaagattCCATTCAAATGGCCTCAAAGCAGAGACTACGCTTGGTATGACAACATCCCTCACAGGGAGCTCAGTGTTGAGAAGGCAGTCCAAAACTGGATTCAAGTAGAAGGTGACCGGTTTAGATTCCCTGGTGGTGGAACTATGTTCCCCCGTGGAGCTGATGCTTATATTGATGACATTGCTAGGCTCATTCCCCTTACTGCTGGTGGAATCAGAACAGCTATTGACACTGGATGTGGT GTTGCGAGTTTTGGTGCTTACCTCTTGAAGAGAGACATTATGGCTGTGTCTTTTGCACCAAGAGACACACATGAGGCTCAGGTCCAGTTTGCTTTAGAACGGGGAGTTCCTGCCATAATCGGGATCATGGGATCAAAAAGACTTCCTTATCCAGCTAGAGCTTTTGATCTTGCTCATTGCTCTCGTTGTTTGATCCCTTGGTTTAAAAATG AGGGTTTGTACCTAATGGAGGTTGACCGGGTTTTAAGACCGGGCGGTTACTGGATCCTCTCCGGTCCACCTATAAACTGGAAACAGTACTGGAGAGGATGGGAAAGAACAGAGGAGGATTTAAAGAAAGAACAAGATTCAATAGAGGATGTAGCAAAGAGTCTTTGCTGGAAGAAAGTGATTGAGAAAGGAGATTTAGCCATTTGGAGAAAGCCTATCAATCACATTGAGTGTAAGAAgctcaaacaaaacaacaagTCACCTCCACTGTGCACCTCGGACAACAACGCAGACTTCGCTTG GTACAAAGACTTGGAATCTTGCATAACGCCATTACCAGAAACAAACAATCCAGAGGAATCTTCGGACGGTGCGCTCGAGGATTGGCCAGACCGAGCATTCGCGGTTCCTCCTAGGATCATTAGAGGAACGATACAAGACATCAACGCGGAGAAGTTCAGAGAAGACAACGAGGTTTGGAAAGAGAGGATAGCGTATTACAAGAAGATAGTCCCAGAGATTTCACACGGAAGATTCAGGAACATAATGGACATGAACGCTTACCTCGGTGGATTCGCCGCGTCCATGCTGAAATACCCGTCATGGGTCATGAATGTTGTTCCGGTCGATGCAGAGAAACAAACGTTAGGTGTGATATACGAGCGTGGACTGATTGGGACGTATCAAGACTGGTGTGAAGGATTCTCTACTTATCCAAGAACTTATGATATGATTCACGCGGGAGGATTGTTTAGCTTATACGAAAACAA GTGTGATTTGACGTTTATATTGTTGGAGATGGATAGAATACTGAGACCAGAAGGAACGGTTGTGATGAGAGATAATGTGGAGACGTTGACTAAAGTAGAGAGGATAGCCAAGGGAATGAAGTGGAACACTCAGATTGTAGATCATGAGAAAGGTCCGTACAATCCTGAGAAGATTCTTGTTGCTGTTAAAACTTATTGGACTGGTCAGCCttctaacaacaacaacaactaa